GGAGTGGGGAGTGCTgcggggaggtggtggtggacCCCGAGGACGAGAAAGCCATCGAGATGTTCATGAACAAGAACCCGCCGGTGAGGTGAGGACGGGGCCGGGACTGGGGCAGCAGCCGGTGCTTCCCAGCGCAGCCCCTGACTCGCACCCTCCTGCGCCGGCCACAGGCGCACGCTGGCGGACATCATCATGGAGAAGATCACGGAGAAGCAGACGGAAGTGGAGACGGCGCTGTCGGAGATATCGGGCTGCCCCATGCCCCAGCTTGATCCCCGCGTCCTGGAGGTTTACAGGGGCGTCAGAGAGGTGAGGCCAAGGCCGCTCTGCCCCAGGGCCCCGTGAACGCCACGCTGagccccgcagccgccgcctCTGTGCCCGCTCTCCCTCAGTGACGCGGTCTCTGTCCTTACCCTGTGCTGGCGGTTCTGTGTGTTAACCACACCTTGGGTAGTGCCGGTCACTGAAGGGCCTGGAGAGCTTCTGAGTGACAACCTCTTGAGCACTGGGCTTGGGATGGCCCTGGGCCCGGCCTTTCTTACCAGTGGTGCTAAGGGAGGGGAAAACTTTCTCGTGGCCGTGAGACAagtcccacagccctgctgtcaGTGCCCACGTGTCACAGCCCGGCCTGTATCCATGTCTTTTAAGGTGCTGTCCAAATACAGGAGTGGGAAACTCcccaaagcatttaaaatcatTCCTGCCTTGTCCAACTGGGAGCAGATCCTCTACATCACAGAGCCAGAGACATGGACAGCAGCTGCCATGTACCAAGCCACCAGGTAAGATCCTCTCTGGGAGATGCTGATGTAGGattcttcagttttttctttccataactGGAACCAGGTTTACAAAATACTGCGCTGTCCCCTGCTTGGCCTCCTTCCTCCACACGTCactttgtgctttgcttttctcaggATATTTTCATCCAACCTGAAAGAGAGGATGGCCCAGCGGTTCTACAACCTGGTGCTGCTGCCGCGGGTCAGAGATGACATCGCGGAGTACAAGCGCCTGAACTTCCACCTCTACATGGCTTTGAAGAAGGCTCTGTTCAAGCCGGCAGCCTGGTTCAAAGGTCGGGACTCCCTGCGGGGCTGCCGTTCGTACCCGGGAGCCTCTCGCCATCTGGGAAGCTTGGCAGGGGCGCGTGTTGCACAGCACTGCCCAGTGGGACAGGACACTGTCCCCGGCCTGGGGTGGTCCTGGGGGCtcggtggggaggaggagatgtGAAGGAGATGCAGGGCGTCCCCCTTGATGGACGAGGTGGCTTTCAAAGCCCCAGGGGCCCGTTTGCGGCGGTCAGGGTGGAAGGGTGATGAGTGCCATAGGCTTATGCCGGTGCTGCCAGCGAGCCCTGGGCAGGTATTTGGGTTCTTCTGGAGGTCGGTGGAAGGTTACGAACTGTCTCGGGTCTGATCTCGGTTTCATCTGGCAACCTGAGGGTGTTCAGGGCTAGTTGCCTGTCAGGGAGATGCTGTGGCCCCTGTAACAGCAGCTGGTGGAGAAGCTCTTATTTCCTGGGGTCAGATGTGTCCTGGGACAGGAGAAGGGGCTGAGCCCCGtgtcctgcagctctgcctgctgcagttAAGTCTGGCGATGCCTAACACTGCCCCCTCTGCAGGGATCCTCATCCCCCTGTGCGAGTCGGGGACCTGCACGCTGCGGGAGGCCATCATCATCGGCAGCATCCTCACCAAGTGCTCCATCCCCGTCCTCCACTCCAGGTAACGTGCCGGGAGGCTGCGGGGGACAGAGGCTCTCCTTTAGGGAGGCCGGTGCGGTGCCTCAGATCTGTCCCTCTGCCCCTCCAAGGTGGGAGGTTCGCTCAGCTCCCTGGGGGGCTGAGATTCAAGGCTCAGCACTGGGTTTGTCACCTTGGTGTCTGGGTGCCTGCCCTCACCTCGgtgttccctccctccccacagcgCGGCCATGCTGAAGATCGCCGAGATGCAGTACAGCGGCGCCAACAGCATCTTCCTCCGCCTGCTCATCGACAAGAAGTACGCCCTGCCCTTCCGTGTGGTGGATGCCCTCGTCTTCCACTTCCTGGCCTTCCGCACAGACCAGCGGGTCCTGCCCGTGCTGTGGCACCAGAGCTTCCTGGCCTTCACCCAGCGCTACAAGGAGGACCTTTCCTCGGAGCAGAAGGAGGCTTTGCTCGAGCTGCTCAAGTTCCACAGCCATCCGCAGATCTCGCCAGAGATCCGGAGGGAGCTGGTGAACTCCAAGACGCGGGACGTGGAAGGGCAGCCGCCCGTGGCCATGGAGTGAGCAGGGAGAGGCGGGAGAAGCTGCAGCCCGCCCTGCTCCCGGAACGCTGCTGGATGCGGTTGGGAGCCTGGTGCGTGAGCGGAGCCGTGGGGAGGCGCGCGGGAGCATTCCGGGATCCCGCTGCTCCAagtgggtgctgggagcaggctCTGCCTGTAGAGCTGGACTGTGCCCCCTGCACCACTCGTCACGGGGCCGGGCAGCCCCTGTCCCATGCGGGGACATGGTGCCACCAGCACTCGGCGGGGGTTTGGCCTGTTCCTctattggaaaataaaacctgaggCCTGTCCGTCTGTCCGGGGTGGttctgccctgcagctgcaccTCTGCGGTCGCTTCCCAccctgtcctgtccccagcA
The sequence above is a segment of the Phalacrocorax aristotelis chromosome 21, bGulAri2.1, whole genome shotgun sequence genome. Coding sequences within it:
- the BYSL gene encoding bystin, encoding MPKARRPRGPGPGPTVPLAQQILQDAAPRPTAREKRRGGRAEDEEGGGEGYVEARLSRRILEQARRQQEELEAEHGPGAPAAPRHRGTALGPVGSGPGWDSEDDEEWPSLEQAAAGRSGECCGEVVVDPEDEKAIEMFMNKNPPVRRTLADIIMEKITEKQTEVETALSEISGCPMPQLDPRVLEVYRGVREVLSKYRSGKLPKAFKIIPALSNWEQILYITEPETWTAAAMYQATRIFSSNLKERMAQRFYNLVLLPRVRDDIAEYKRLNFHLYMALKKALFKPAAWFKGILIPLCESGTCTLREAIIIGSILTKCSIPVLHSSAAMLKIAEMQYSGANSIFLRLLIDKKYALPFRVVDALVFHFLAFRTDQRVLPVLWHQSFLAFTQRYKEDLSSEQKEALLELLKFHSHPQISPEIRRELVNSKTRDVEGQPPVAME